The following nucleotide sequence is from Mucilaginibacter sp. cycad4.
TAAAAATGTCTATAACTACCGAAGACGAAAAAATTGGAATGCAGCAGGCCAGTGATGCTGTAGCCATTACACTCAGGAAGATGCGGGAGTACGCCAAACCAGGTATCTCTACAAAAGAGCTTGACGAATACGGCGGCGAACTGCTGGCACAATTAGGTGCAAAATCTGCACCTTTGCTAACCTACAATTTCCCGGGACACACTTGTATAAGCGTGAATGAGGAAGCGGCGCACGGCATACCCTCGGCCGATAAAATCCTTCAAGAAGGCGACCTCGTAAATATTGACGTATCGGCAGAGCTAAATGGTTACTGGGCCGATAACGGCGGCTCCTTCGTTTTAGGACAGGACATCCATGGCTATGGCAAACTCGTGGAAACCTCGAAAGAAATCTTAAAAAAAGCGATCAAAAACATTAAAGGCGGTGTCAGGATCTCAGAGATCGGCAGGTTAATTGAGACTGAAGCCAAAAAAGCCGGCTATACGGTAATAAAAAACCTGACCGGGCACGGTGTTGGCCGCAGCTTGCACGAAGAACCGCATGAAGTTGCCAACTACTGCGACAGGTATAACACTACGCGTTTTAAAAAGAATTCGGTGGTGGCGATAGAGACATTCATTTCAACACGGTCGACAATTGCCGATACTCAAGCCGACGGCTGGACATTAATTGGTAATAAAGGCGGTTTTGTTGCACAGCACGAGCACACCATTATGGTAACCGGCGGTGAGCCGGTAATATTTACAGCGCAGAACGGTATTTGGGATTAATCTTTTTTTGGAACAGATCAGGCAATCCCCCTGAAGTATTTATATTAAATAAGCTACTAAGCCGCTTTACGAAAGTAAGCGGTTTTTTTGTGAACATGCAATGACAAGCCGAGGGCATACGCATCCATTTAAAAACTCCGTAAGGCAGAGACCGGTATTTTGGATTTAATTTATCCGTTAACCTATTATCCATTAGTATTTTATTAATTTGGAGTAGTTATTAACCTCATTCATTTACTTGAAGCCATATACATTCCATATTACCCTTTATGACGCTGCGTTTTTTGGGATGTTGTTTATCGGCCTCACTTTTATCCTGCTTTTATGGTTCACCAGGAAAACAAACCGGTCAGCAAACCGGTTTTTGGCGATGGTATTGGCTATTGCCGCTTTGTGGATAACCCGGATCCTGGGCACCGATATCGGGCTGTCAACTTATATTCCCAACTGGAGCCGGCTACCGCTGCAGTTTTCGCTGGCAATTGGCCCACTCATTTTCTTTTATGTACTTAAAATAACCCGGCCGGAGTATAAATTCACCCGCAAGGACCTGCTGCATTTCAGTCCATTGTTAGTCGAACTAAGCGCCTGGGCCTTAGCGGTGCTGGAAAGTATAAAAACGGGCTGGGCAACTTACGATACATTTATATTTCAACGATTAAACCCTGTATTACAACTATCAGCATTTATCTCGGTCATTATTTATCTATACCGGTGCCGCAGGCTGATCGAAAACTTTTACCAGGAGCTAAAATTTAACGGAGGCGACCGGTACCGGCACGAGCTGAAATGGATACATAACTTACTGACAGGCTTCGGGTTGTTATGGTTGTTGTGGGTCCCTTTTATAGCTGTAGATTATTTTTATTATGATTACCGGTTAAGCGTTCAGGCTTACTACCCTTTGTATCTCCTTTTAATGTGTATGCTTATCTGGATGGCGGCAAGAGCGTTTTTAAGGCCGGAAATTACTGTACAGGCAGATAACTTACCGGTTTTAAAACCATTACTGCCTGCGGAGCTTAAGCAAAAAGGCGCCTGGTTAAAGCGGGTTGTTAAAGAAAATAATTACTACCAGGACCCGGAATTGAGTTTAAGTTCCCTCGCCGAAAAGCTTGGCATGCATACCCATGAATTATCACGGATCATCAATACCGTGCTCAAAAAAAGCTTCAATGATTTTATTAACGAATACCGGGTACAGGCAGCTGCCCGAAAAATGCAGGATCCTGCTAATGATCATATTACCCTTTTAGGAATCGCGTTTGAATCGGGATTTAACTCCCAAAGTACCTTTAGCCGCATTTTTAAACAGGTGACCGGGAAAAGTCCGCAGGAATATAAAAATAACTTAAAAAAAGAGTTCCCATCTTATAATTTGAGAAGCGATATCCAATTTGCGCCGGTAGTTTTGAATCATGAAACCGCCCCTAAATGGTTTCATGATAAAACCAACCGCAACTTTATGTTTAAAAATTATTTCAAAATCGCCTGGCGTAATTTAACACGCAATAAAAGTTATGCCGCTATTAATATTACCGGCCTGGCCGTAGGTATTGCTGTTTGTATGGTGATTTTTATCATTATACAGTTTCAAACAAGCTTTGATAGTTTTCACCCAAAGAAAGACCGCACCTATCGTGTGCTAACCGAATATCATCACGCAGAAACCGGAGATATTACATATGGCAAAGACATTCCTTTTCCATTACCATTAGGATTAAAAACGGCTTTCCCTCAAATAGAACAGGTTGCCCCAATTTTTGCAAGCCAGAATGACCAGTTGATTATACCTGACGAAAATGGGGCTACAGTAAAAATGTTTAAGGAACAAAGGGGCCTGTTTTATACCAATCCATCATTTTTTAAAATTTTTAACTTCCCGCTGCTTGCCGGCTCGTACGCTTCATTAAAAGATCCGGACAACGTATTGTTGACCAAAGAGGTTGCCGAAAAGTATTTTGGCGACTGGAAATCGGCAATGGGTAAAACCATTAAATTACAAATGGGCGGTTTCATGTTTGAGCATGGCACGGATGTATTAAAAGTTTCGGGGATCCTGGCTCCCATTCCTGCAAATTCCGACTTTCAGCTCAAACTTGTTGTTAGTTTTGGTACGGGGTTTACTGGAGACTATTTAGCAAAATCCACAGATTGGAACAGAACGGTAACCGATTTTGGCTGCTATATTTTGTTACCTCAAAGCCTTACTGCCGACAATTTTAATCAGCAGCTGAAAGCTTATTCACAAAAGGTACAATCTTCTGATAATAAGGACAGCCATATTATACAAGCATTAAATGCCGTGCATTATGATTCACAAACAGGCAACTACAGCAACCAAACAGCCAGCCATCAGTTGCTCAATGTATTATGGCTAATTGCCGCGTTCATCCTGCTAATTGCTTGTGTAAACTTTATTAACCTCTCTACCGCGCAGGCTGTTAACCGGGCAAAAGAAGTTGGTGTCAGAAAGGTTTTGGGGAGTAATAAATCGCAATTACAACTCCAGTTCATTGTCGAAACATTTTTGATAGTAGCAAGCGCTTTAATACTTGCAGTTGTTATTACCATACTTGCATTGCCTTATTTGAGCCGGCTTTTAGAGCTGTCGCTTTCATTCAACATATTCAGTAATCCTTCAATTATTTTATTTCTGCTGACTGTGGCAGTTGCTGTAACCGCGCTCGCCGGTTTTTATCCTTCTATCGTTTTATCGCGCTTCAATCCTGTTAATGCTTTAAAAAGTAAACTTACAGCAGATCCGGCAAGAGGAATCTCTTTACGACGAGGATTGGTTGTGTTTCAATTCATCATTGCGCAGGCATTGATCATCGGGACGCTCATCATTGTAAAGCAAATGAACTATTTTATGGATCAGCCTTTAGGCTTCGATAAAGAAACAATTGTTAATATTCCGTTCCGGGTAGATAGTCTTCGAATGAGCCGGCTAAATTATTTGAGGAACCAATTACTATCCGTAAACGGCGTACAGGCAGTATGCTATAGTTCTAACACCCCTATTGAAAACGGAAATGATACGTGGAGCGCAGTCAGGTTTGACCACGCAACAAAAGAAACAGATTTCAAGGCGATTACCAAATTTGCCGACGAAGGCTATGTACCTGCTTACAAGTTAAAGTTGATAGCCGGAAGAAACCTTCAGCCATCCCCTTTTACCAGGGAGTTTCTGGTGAACGAATCGCTTGTAAAAAGTTTAGGGCTTAAAAAACCCGAGGATATATTAAACAAGGAGATCAGCATATGGGATGGTGTAATAAAATGCCCGGTTGTTGGCGTGTTAAAAGATTTTAATGACCGGTCTTTTCGGCACAGCCTGGCACCATTGCTTATCGCCACAAACATCACCATGTATAACCAGGCCGGCATAAAACTTAAAACCAAAAATGTTTTTTCGACGATGCAATCTGTTAAACAAGTATTTGAGAAAACATTTCCCGATTTTGTTTATGAATACCGGTTTTTGGATGATAAAATTGCAAGTTTTTACAAACAGGAAAATCAGTTAGCCCAATTATATAAAATTTTTGCTGCTATCGCTATACTTCTTAGCTGTTTGGGTTTGTATGGTTTAGCCTCGTTCATGGCCGTACAGCGGATAAAAGAAGTTGGTATCCGCAAAGTACTTGGTGCTACTTCAGGCAGCATCGTTTATTTGTTTTCGAAAGAGTTTATCATACTCATTGCTATTGCCTTTGCCATCGCTACCCCCATTGCATGGTATTACATGCACCAATGGCTGCAAGCTTATGTTTACCGCATCAACATCAGTTGGTGGCTATTTGCGGCAGGCGGAATGGCAGCAATTATTATTGCACTTGCAACCATAAGTTTCCAGGCTATAAAAGCAGCAAAAGCTAATCCGGTGAAGAGTTTGAGAAGTGAATAACAGTTTGCCGGTGCATTATTTTAACCCCAGCCTGTTGCGCAAAAGATCCCGGTAGGTGCTGCCTATCGGGATCTTTTCGCCGTTGATTATGAGCTGATGTACTTCGATCATGGTAATATGTTTAATGGCCACCACATATGATTTATGCACCCGTAAAAAATCAGCTGCCGGTACGAGGTCAAAAATATCGCCCATGTTTTCACGGATCAGGATCTTTCTGTCTTTCAGGTGAATGGTGATATAATTGCCATCTTTTTCCAGGTACAAGATCTCTTCCACCTTAACCTGGTAGGTTTGCGGGCCGCTTTTAATAAAAACTGTGAGATCATCCTCTTTGCTCACCCCATTTTTTGAAGACAGTGCTGCCGCGGCTTTATTTATGGCCGCAAGAAAGCGCTCGAAGGTGATGGGCTTCAGCAGATAATCGAGGGCGTTCAGGTCATAGCTTTCTACCGCGTAATGGCTGTAAGCGGTAGTAAAAATGATCATTGGCCTTGGCGCCAGGGTTTGTACCAGCTGCATTCCGCTGATATCAGGCATATTAATATCGAGAAAAATGAGGTCCACTTTTTCATGGTTCAGGAATTCAATTGCTTTCACCGGTTCGCGGAAAGTGGCTTTCAGGTCAACCAGGCTGGTTTTAAGGCAATAACGCTCTATCACTTCAAGTGCCTTCGGCTCATCATCAATGGCAATACAGGTTATCATTCCAGGTCAATTTCGAGTTTAACAATATATTTCCCCTGGCCTTCATTGATCTGCAGGTTATGTTTGCCCGGGTACAACAGATCGAGCCGCCGTTTTACATTTTCGAGCCCGATGCCGCTTTTTTCGTCCTCCATTTTTTTGATGGCGTTATATTTGGTGTTGATGCAGGTAAAGATCAGCCTGTGATCTGAAAGCACAATGGCAATGTCTATCCAGGAGGTTTGCCCGATAGATACGCCATGCTTAAAAGCATTTTCAACAAAAGGTATAAAAAGCATAGGAGCAACGACTACGGTTCCCGTCTGCGCAGGGTGGTC
It contains:
- a CDS encoding LytTR family DNA-binding domain-containing protein, yielding MITCIAIDDEPKALEVIERYCLKTSLVDLKATFREPVKAIEFLNHEKVDLIFLDINMPDISGMQLVQTLAPRPMIIFTTAYSHYAVESYDLNALDYLLKPITFERFLAAINKAAAALSSKNGVSKEDDLTVFIKSGPQTYQVKVEEILYLEKDGNYITIHLKDRKILIRENMGDIFDLVPAADFLRVHKSYVVAIKHITMIEVHQLIINGEKIPIGSTYRDLLRNRLGLK
- the map gene encoding type I methionyl aminopeptidase, producing the protein MSITTEDEKIGMQQASDAVAITLRKMREYAKPGISTKELDEYGGELLAQLGAKSAPLLTYNFPGHTCISVNEEAAHGIPSADKILQEGDLVNIDVSAELNGYWADNGGSFVLGQDIHGYGKLVETSKEILKKAIKNIKGGVRISEIGRLIETEAKKAGYTVIKNLTGHGVGRSLHEEPHEVANYCDRYNTTRFKKNSVVAIETFISTRSTIADTQADGWTLIGNKGGFVAQHEHTIMVTGGEPVIFTAQNGIWD
- a CDS encoding ABC transporter permease, which gives rise to MKPYTFHITLYDAAFFGMLFIGLTFILLLWFTRKTNRSANRFLAMVLAIAALWITRILGTDIGLSTYIPNWSRLPLQFSLAIGPLIFFYVLKITRPEYKFTRKDLLHFSPLLVELSAWALAVLESIKTGWATYDTFIFQRLNPVLQLSAFISVIIYLYRCRRLIENFYQELKFNGGDRYRHELKWIHNLLTGFGLLWLLWVPFIAVDYFYYDYRLSVQAYYPLYLLLMCMLIWMAARAFLRPEITVQADNLPVLKPLLPAELKQKGAWLKRVVKENNYYQDPELSLSSLAEKLGMHTHELSRIINTVLKKSFNDFINEYRVQAAARKMQDPANDHITLLGIAFESGFNSQSTFSRIFKQVTGKSPQEYKNNLKKEFPSYNLRSDIQFAPVVLNHETAPKWFHDKTNRNFMFKNYFKIAWRNLTRNKSYAAINITGLAVGIAVCMVIFIIIQFQTSFDSFHPKKDRTYRVLTEYHHAETGDITYGKDIPFPLPLGLKTAFPQIEQVAPIFASQNDQLIIPDENGATVKMFKEQRGLFYTNPSFFKIFNFPLLAGSYASLKDPDNVLLTKEVAEKYFGDWKSAMGKTIKLQMGGFMFEHGTDVLKVSGILAPIPANSDFQLKLVVSFGTGFTGDYLAKSTDWNRTVTDFGCYILLPQSLTADNFNQQLKAYSQKVQSSDNKDSHIIQALNAVHYDSQTGNYSNQTASHQLLNVLWLIAAFILLIACVNFINLSTAQAVNRAKEVGVRKVLGSNKSQLQLQFIVETFLIVASALILAVVITILALPYLSRLLELSLSFNIFSNPSIILFLLTVAVAVTALAGFYPSIVLSRFNPVNALKSKLTADPARGISLRRGLVVFQFIIAQALIIGTLIIVKQMNYFMDQPLGFDKETIVNIPFRVDSLRMSRLNYLRNQLLSVNGVQAVCYSSNTPIENGNDTWSAVRFDHATKETDFKAITKFADEGYVPAYKLKLIAGRNLQPSPFTREFLVNESLVKSLGLKKPEDILNKEISIWDGVIKCPVVGVLKDFNDRSFRHSLAPLLIATNITMYNQAGIKLKTKNVFSTMQSVKQVFEKTFPDFVYEYRFLDDKIASFYKQENQLAQLYKIFAAIAILLSCLGLYGLASFMAVQRIKEVGIRKVLGATSGSIVYLFSKEFIILIAIAFAIATPIAWYYMHQWLQAYVYRINISWWLFAAGGMAAIIIALATISFQAIKAAKANPVKSLRSE